The Campylobacter concisus DNA segment CCTTAGCAAAGCTCTCATAAGAAAAGTATAGACCGCTAACACAGATAATAAGCAAAATGGATCCCAAATAAAGCCCTAAAAATCCATGCAACGAATATAAAAAAGCAAATTTCTTTGCCTTTAGATTTAGCTTAAAAGCGCTAATAAATTTGCTTCTAAATCTCCAAAAATGTATTAGCACTCCGGTTATTAAAATCACAAGTAGTGCAAGCGTTGAAATCGCCACTATTTCACTTACGAATTTAGATAAATTTTCATTTTTAAATAGAGCTAGTCCTAGATTTTTATGTAAATTTAAGGCTAGCCCTATAAATTTTTCCACACTATTTTCAGAGACTATCTCGCCCGTATAGGGATCTACGAAGAATGACTTAAACTCGCCATTCTCACTTGTGCCACTTACTACATAAGCTCTATTTGCCTCGCCTTTTATCTTTATATAGCTAAGGTTAAAATTTGGCCAAGTCTTACTAAAGACCTTTAAAATTTCATCTATTTTTAAAGCACTTTTATTAGTTGCCGCGCCTATCTCATCTTTGCTAAAAGCTTCAATTATCTCATCGTGATACGAAATAATCGCTCCACTAATTGAGATTATCAAAAGTGGCAAAGCAAAGATAAGAGCTAAAATTAAGTGAAATTTCCGCCAAATTTTAAACATTTTAAAACTTTAAATTAAAGCCAAGTTCGATCTTTTGCCCATCGGCTATTAAGATATCATATCTGTTTGATCTTGTCGTAAAAAACTCGTTAAAGAGATTATAAACGCTTAGGTTTAGGCTGAAATTTTTAGTTACATTGTAGTTTATGCCAAGATCTGCGATAACGTAAGCTCTCATATCATTAGCATAGTTAAAAGAGTTTTTAGTTCTACCATAGTAATTTATCTGTGACCAGAAATTTAGCCATCTATTTAGCTCGTAGTTCGCTCCAAATTTAAATGTATGAAGCGGATAGTTGTTTAAGGTTTTACCAGCTTCTGGTCCATCTTTTTGTTTTGATTTTGTATAAACATAGCTTTGATTTAGTCTAAGAGCATTTGTCACCTGCCACTCATTTGTTAGCTCAACTCCGTAAATTTCAGCCTTGCCGATATTTATACTCTCCCAAATACCATTTGGATAAATTTTACCTTTGTGTCTGCAAACGCTGCCTCTTGAGCAGATAGGGTTATAGCTTAACATATCTTTAAAACTTGTGTAAAAGCCAGTTAAAGACGTTTCAAAACCTTCATTATTATTATAAACGCCACCAAATTCATAACTTACGCTTGTCTCTGGCTTAAGGCTGCTTCTACCAAGCTGTGCTCCAAGTCCTCCAGCAAATGGCAACGCAAGATCTTGTGTGCGTTGCTTGATATCGGGTGTTGCATAACCTGTGCTAACTCCA contains these protein-coding regions:
- a CDS encoding PepSY-associated TM helix domain-containing protein translates to MFKIWRKFHLILALIFALPLLIISISGAIISYHDEIIEAFSKDEIGAATNKSALKIDEILKVFSKTWPNFNLSYIKIKGEANRAYVVSGTSENGEFKSFFVDPYTGEIVSENSVEKFIGLALNLHKNLGLALFKNENLSKFVSEIVAISTLALLVILITGVLIHFWRFRSKFISAFKLNLKAKKFAFLYSLHGFLGLYLGSILLIICVSGLYFSYESFAKVINQICSEEKVFKKPNFTSKNGFSLNDEQKVENLQKAYEIFTLKFGNEFDALNFILNKDGVKFMIFYLPKGASESDGVRLAVDTASGEILKNTMPKSFEIYKFMLDLHAGYIFGEAGKFIFFIASCGVGMLLFSGCVIYYKRRKK